The genomic stretch CCCGCAGATTCCTTTTCGCAGAGTGTGACCGCAGTCACGCTTCGCAGGCGCCGTGGAGGTCGACCCGCAGGTCCGCACGGTCCTTGGCCCCCGGGCATCCGACGACGATAGACCATCGGGCTAGACTTTCGCGCCGTGGGCCGAAGTGCCGCTTTCTTCGATCTGGACAAGACCGTCATCGCCAAGTCGAGCGCCCTGGCGTTCGGTCGGCCGTTCTACCGGGACGGTTTGATCACCCGGCGTGACGTGGTCAAGTCGGCGTACGCGCAGCTGATGTTCCGGCTGGGCGGCACCGACGAGCAGACCATGGCCAGGACCAGGGACTACCTCGCCGCCCTGTGCAAGGGATGGCAGGTGGAGCAGGTCCGCCAGATCGTCGCGGAGACATTGCACGAGTTGATCAACCCCTACGTGTACGCCGAGGCCGCCGCCCTCATCGAGGAGCACCAGGCCGCCGGGCGGGACGTGGTGCTGGTCTCCGCCTCCGGCGAGGAGATGGTCCGCCCGATCGGCGTGCTGCTCGGGGTCACCGACGTGATCGCCACCCGGATGGGTGTGGTGAACGGGCGGTACAGCGGCGAGGTCGAGTTCTACGCGGCCGGTCCGAGCAAGGTCGAGGCGGTCAGCGAGTTGGCCGAGGCGCGCGGGTACGACCTGGCCGACTCGTACGCCTACTCCGACTCGTACACGGATCGGCCGTTGTTGGAGTGCGTGGGGCATCCGAGCGTGGTCAACCCGGATCGGCAGTTGCGCAAGCTCGCGGTGGAGAACGCCTGGCCGGTGCTGGAGTTCCGGCACCCGATCCCGCTGGGTCGGCGGCTGCGGGAGCGACCCGGCGTCCCGGTGGCCGCGGCCGCGCTCGGCGTGGGTGTCGGGGTGGCGATCGGCATCGCCTGGTACGGCCGGCACCGCCGGACCCGCGCCGCAAGCTCCGCCTGATCCTCGCCCGCAGTGCCGCGTCAGGCGGCGGCCAGGACCTCGTCGCCGATGGCGGTGAGCTGTTCGGCGCCCACCTCGACGGCGGACATGTAGTGGCGGAGCCACGAGCGGAGCCCGTCCGGCGTCCCGGTGGCGAAGGCGCCGGCCGCTCCGACGTACTCCGGCTCGCGTTCCCGGTGCCCGACGTCGACCGGCAGCAGGCCGCGTGGGTCGACGCCGCTGGCGAGCAGCACCAGGCGGGCCGCGCCCCGGGCCACCACGCTGGAGGGGCCGGCAAAGGGGCGCAGGTTGAGTAGTTCCCCGTGCACCACGGCGGCCAGCACCATAGGGGTGACCTTGGTGCCGCCGGCCACCAACGCGGCCAGGGCGTCGAGGCGGGCGGCGACCACCGGGTCGTCGACCGGGCGGCCCAGGTCGGGCTGGTCCACGATGTCGCGGGCGGCGAGTACGTGCAGCTTCGCGAGGGCCTGCCGGGGCGCTCTCGGCCAGAGGTCGGTCAGCCCGGGCAGCGCTCCGGCGACGCGCAGAGCGCCTTGGAGGACCGGTTCGGTGACGGTGCCGGCGCGTACCGCCTCACGCTCGTGGGGCCGGCCTTCCAGGCCGGCGCTGGCCACCGCGGACCGCAGGCCGACCTCGGCCGCGACCTGGCCGCCGTGACGGCGCAGCGCGCGGTGGCCGAGTGCCTGGTCGAATCGGGCGCGGGCGCGCGCGACGGCGTCGGCGACGTCGGCGAGGTCGAGTAGCGGCGCGAGCGGGTCGGCGGTCACCCCGTCACGCTATCGACCCGGCGATCCGCGCCGGGCACGAGTCGGCGGCGGCGGGGGTTCCGCAGGTGTTAGCAAGGGACCCTTCCTATGCACGAGGCGTTAATAAGGTGCCCTTCCTTACATCTCGGCGCGTGGGAGGGGCCGTTGGGCGACGAGGGCGGGCGGGATCGGTCGCCTGGGCCGCCCGCCCCGGCTAACCTGCCCGGAAGAGAGGCAGGTCACCCCGAGCGACGAGGAGTCACCGCATGAGCGAGGCATTGGCCAATCTGCTGAACGAGACGCGCCAGTTCCCGCCGCCAGCCGAACTCGCCGCCGCCGCCAACGTCACCGCGGACGCGTACATCGAGGCGCAGACCGACCGGCTGGCCTTCTGGGAGCGCCAGGCCGGACGCCTGACCTGGGCGAAGCAGTGGGACCAGGTGTTGGACTGGTCGACCCCGCCGTTCGCCAAGTGGTTCGTCGGCGGGCAGCTCAACGTGGCGTACAACTGTCTGGACCGGCACGTCGAGGCGGGCCGGGGCGACAGGGTGGCGATCCACTGGGAGGGCGAGCCGGGCGACACCCGGACCATCACCTACGCCGACCTGCACCGGATGACGTGCCAGGCGGCGAACGCCCTCACCGACCTGGGGGTGGTCGCCGGTGACCGGGTGGCGATCTACCTGCCGATGATCCCGGAAGCGGCGGTCGCGATGCTGGCCTGCGCCCGGATCGGCGCGACGCACAGCGTGGTCTTCGGCGGTTTCTCCGCC from Micromonospora craniellae encodes the following:
- a CDS encoding oxidoreductase is translated as MTADPLAPLLDLADVADAVARARARFDQALGHRALRRHGGQVAAEVGLRSAVASAGLEGRPHEREAVRAGTVTEPVLQGALRVAGALPGLTDLWPRAPRQALAKLHVLAARDIVDQPDLGRPVDDPVVAARLDALAALVAGGTKVTPMVLAAVVHGELLNLRPFAGPSSVVARGAARLVLLASGVDPRGLLPVDVGHREREPEYVGAAGAFATGTPDGLRSWLRHYMSAVEVGAEQLTAIGDEVLAAA
- a CDS encoding HAD family hydrolase, whose amino-acid sequence is MGRSAAFFDLDKTVIAKSSALAFGRPFYRDGLITRRDVVKSAYAQLMFRLGGTDEQTMARTRDYLAALCKGWQVEQVRQIVAETLHELINPYVYAEAAALIEEHQAAGRDVVLVSASGEEMVRPIGVLLGVTDVIATRMGVVNGRYSGEVEFYAAGPSKVEAVSELAEARGYDLADSYAYSDSYTDRPLLECVGHPSVVNPDRQLRKLAVENAWPVLEFRHPIPLGRRLRERPGVPVAAAALGVGVGVAIGIAWYGRHRRTRAASSA